DNA sequence from the Scophthalmus maximus strain ysfricsl-2021 chromosome 1, ASM2237912v1, whole genome shotgun sequence genome:
GATTCTCACCATTTGTGCTAGGGTTTGTCCCATATCTCTCACTTTCACCAACGTCTTCAGCACCCTCCCTTTCATCTTCTGAAAACCCTTTTTGTTTCCTGACACCAGGTCTGCGGGTGAGACTGTATGAAGGAGAGTTTGCCGAGCGGACAGTAAAGTGTGCTCCTGTCCGCTTGTTGCACTCCGTCACTGGGGTAGGGAGAAAGGACAAGTCCATTGTCTGAGAGTAAACAAAGTTAATGACCTCCTGTCAAGagccaaatgcaaaaaagagaGCGGAAGAGTGAACTTGATATCTGTGCGATTCCAGGCAACTGTCCTATAAACTGTAATCTGGAAGCAGTTCAACTGAATGTTGCAGCTTTCAATGTGCAAAAGACAGTGAAACAGGGCCACAAGTACATGTCTCTAATTGTTTTCTTAAGAAAAGTTTGATATTTCAGAGATGCTCTTGTTGATTCTCTTTCTTGTGGTCTAGAAGTGATGAATCCTCTGGACTCCTCTTCTTgctttcttgttgttttgtcctAAGGAGTCTTTAGTTCCCCAGCACGACCTCAGTGAACAGTTCCCATCGCCTGCcaagcaaaaaaatgtataaatgtccATCCTTAGAACAGGATTGGGTTGGaatgttgtgatgtgtgtggaTTGTGGTGGCTCTGGCTGCTCAAAATGGTCAAATAGAATCACAGAGTCATGTAGGACAATGAATACAGTATGTTACAGTGAGGCATAAAGTGGACAGTGAATGGAGAAGTTatgaaagttatttttacaaaaactaaAGGAggtaagacatttttttaacaaaagtttcacaaaagtaggagaacaaacaaacaaataaacacacactacAGTATGCTCATCCAAACTGTCAGTTATGTCCTTTTGTATTTTACCTTCCTATAACACTCCCCTCACTCTGAGTCAATGAGCCCATTCAGAGAGGCACTTTGGTAGCTCTCTTTGTcgtacacacatactgtatcataACGGCTGTTTACTCAAGCAACATACTCATGACTGTCAGCGTCAGCTAAACCTGAACCCAAAACTGGAAAAACTCACCTAACAGCAATCCACCCTGCAAAAACACTGTATTATAGTGTCACAGCCAGTCTCTGTGCAGCACGTATCGGTCTGGAAGTCAGAAAGTAGTAACTGATTGTAACATTGGATTCACGATGGATTCACATGAAATTATCAGATAAGACGGACACAGATGAGGACAAAGTTACGTTCATTTACATACAGccaagtgagagagagagagagagataatgttACCGATAGACAATGGCTCATCAGGGATATCTGAGTATTCAGCCACACACGTCTTCGATCACTCATCATGTCAGAATAGGATCCAATCATTGACATTAAAGACAAATACTTTTGTTTAATGTCAATATAGATTTACTGCATAAACTCAACAGGACAGAGGGATTAGATATGAAGTGCCTATAATGATAAAGCTGTTTGCAGCATTTTGATGAAGTGTCTAGGTTACAATGTGTAACTTTGGGAAACAAATCTCTTTGGTTCTTTCCAATGTAGGTGAGTCTGAGTGTCGGTTTACAGAAACACCTGTTCTGCTAGGTCACAAAGCCTCCCATCTGGGTAACCTGGGCAACACGGCCCGTTTACTTTAATCTCCCACTAAACAGTAAGAAAGACACAAATGCACCGAAACACATTTACTCCCCTTATAACAATATTTGCTCATTGATCCAtccacacattcacagacacatgtGCCTTACCTTCTCCGAGAATCGCCTTTGCCTTGGACCATTGTGTTGACGCAGGTTCAAAATGAAGGCCGTGCTCTGTAATGACATCAGCACCCAACgcctctcattctctctgtctttttctctttccatcagCTTTGCATGATGGACTGCGTACAGTGACGCAAACCTGCCACACTGgtttatcctctctctctctctacctctctctctctctcgtcagtctctgtgtctctccttctctcctccccctcccattgttgttttctccctcttttcctcttctcacaGGGTAGCATTCCTGACTACAGCTCACTAAACGACGGCTCAACACTCAGCAgggagtgcacacacacacacacgcgcacacacacacacacacacacacacacacacaaacacacacctttacTTACACTCCCTGCAGACACCTACAACTCCATCTCTCAGCGTACAAAGTGTGACATCAGCATTTCATAGCTCGAGGCAGAGGAGACACAGTTCAGATGATTGTGTGAAACGGAAGAGGAATGACATTTCCCATTGCAGGATAGAATCGCAGGATTTGTGGTAAAACTAACTTCTGCAGAGTGGGAAGGTGAATAGACAGACATTGCATCACAGATTTACAAGGGGCAAGCAGacataaatacatgaaataaaagaaatactcACAGTTTTTAGGTGTCATGTAGAGGCTCATCTTCTTACAGCTTGCTCCTTGCAGACACCTGCTACTGTCGTCTCTTGAGACAGAGGAAACTGTGGTTACCACATCAGCCTGCTGCAAGGCTAATTACAGTACGacgtgtgtctctctgtgcaaGTCATAAGCCAAAACACACTGAGGCAGGAACACACAGATCCAAGGTCCTGAGGATCCAGTCAATGTTTAGACTTACACACACAATACAGAGGACTGGTACATTGCACCAGTCTTCTCGGGACAGAGATAAGTGTGTGAGTAGGGGTAAATAGCTCCGGCGTGGCTTCACAGACACCCACCCTTGTTCCTGACAGAAGAATGGCTCTCAGTGTTTCTGCAGGATGTATGCAAATCACTGTCTtgttcacacaaactcactggTGGTTTGAATTCAGTCTTGACGGATGTGGGATTTAagaacacagcacagcacagtgTTGTGAGAAAAGGACAGCTTACGAAATTTTATGATCAATGGAATTCAGTGTCAAgcggaaaaaaaatacacaaaaagacagaaataaaggaaaaaataggGCAATTAAATGGTTTGTATCTTTCCCATTAATGTGACTTTTGAATCTGGAGGCTACAGGAGTCGCTGGCCTCAGTTCACAGTgtcgttgtgttgttgtgttgtgtcgttgtgttgttgtcgtgttgttGTCTCTGTGCGTCTCTCAGCGGCAGAGGGCAGAAGAGGCCAGGGATACGTCACACCTGACGTaaccccgccccgccccgcccgtACCGGTCACGTGACCAACACGGAAGTCAACAGATCCGGCAGCGACATGTAACAAACCAGAAAAAGGCACTTTTTCCCGAACTTCCCCCTGTTTGTGTCTTCCGTTCAACGGCAGCTTCATGTTCTCAAACAAGCGACCGCCCGAATGTAACCGTGTGCTCTACGAAGCGCAAGTGTGGGCCGTAACTTTGACGTGTCGTTTTGTCGTTAGTTAgtcgaggggagggggagagaaaaggctCAGTTTCAAAATGTACAATGAGTCTCTGCTCTCCAGCGTCAACGTGGTGCTTGTGATGGCCTACGGAAGTCTGGTGAGTCCGTGACACTTTCTAGTCTTGTCTAATTACATAGTAACCCCCCATTTAATcccaattaaaatgttttgttttgctccacTGTCACTTACCTGATAATTATCTTTGCATGTTCTTATGTAATAAGGGCACATATGTCCCTTGCCATATTTTTGCATCTAATAATACTAGAGCCATCAAACATGTCACAcgtatttcaatattttaacgattgtatttatttgcttatttcttgtttgtgtattttgcaCTGTGGTGTTTCGCACTGTGGCCTCGCAGTTCAAACTGttgatttactgtgtgtgttatctaatgttcactctcctccaggtgtttgttttgctgttcaTCTTTGTCAAAAGACAAATCATGCGGTTCGCCGTGAAGTCTCGGAGAGGACCACATGTTCCGCTCGGCCACAATGCCCCCAAAGTAAGACTCTCGGCATCATGACGAAACCAGAGGTGTGATGCCGTGCAAGTGTTCcgtttgtttgacttttttattgtgACAGCTTGGTTTTACTTCTTAGTGTGTTTCATGAAgcattgtgtctgtgctgtagGAGCTGAAACAAGAAATTGAAGCCAAACTGTGCCAGGTCCAGAAAATCCACTTTGAGCCTCGTCTGCTGTCCCCAGATGACAACCGGCTAAAGCCAAGAGAACAGACTGGTTAGAGgagcacacgcacgcgcacacacacacacacacacacacacactcaattccTGAAACCATCCACATGAGTTGTTTATATGCCAGTTGCGtagaagtgtctgtgtgtgttgcaggtttcCATGACTACCTGTACAGGATGAGAGCACTGGATGCCATCAGAGACGCTGGTAagcttttctttcactctctgaATGTGCTTTGCCACGACAGCACTTGAATCCCTCGCCACTGTTACAGTATCATCTGTGCTGTATGTCAAAAGATCTCCCTTTCCGTGAACTGGGTGGGACATCCACCGCTGTGACGGGGAAAAGATTTCGGACTTGGCTTCTGCAGCTACGAAATTCCCACTGCATGTTCCGAGACAGCCAAAGCTCCCTCATAGACACAGTGCTAGATGGGTACAATAAAGCCCGACATGGGGCAAAGGTCagtccttctgtgtgtgtgtgtgtgtgtgtgtgtgtgtgtgtgtgtgtgtgtgtgtgtgtgtgtgtgtgtgtgtgtgtgtgtgtgtgtgtgtgtgtgtgtgtgtgtgtgtgtgtgtcatataataaatacattacatttaaagaCTTTGACTAAG
Encoded proteins:
- the c1h1orf43 gene encoding protein C1orf43 homolog isoform X1, producing MYNESLLSSVNVVLVMAYGSLVFVLLFIFVKRQIMRFAVKSRRGPHVPLGHNAPKELKQEIEAKLCQVQKIHFEPRLLSPDDNRLKPREQTGFHDYLYRMRALDAIRDADLPFRELGGTSTAVTGKRFRTWLLQLRNSHCMFRDSQSSLIDTVLDGYNKARHGAKAFGEAEFLKYQEALTELASAVKSHSVGSSSTPSQHHQSAAKDLTSTTEPASSSTSPDQTTYLISTLQQRSKRPRHFLELKNFKDNYNTLDSTL
- the c1h1orf43 gene encoding protein C1orf43 homolog isoform X2, translated to MTKPEELKQEIEAKLCQVQKIHFEPRLLSPDDNRLKPREQTGFHDYLYRMRALDAIRDADLPFRELGGTSTAVTGKRFRTWLLQLRNSHCMFRDSQSSLIDTVLDGYNKARHGAKAFGEAEFLKYQEALTELASAVKSHSVGSSSTPSQHHQSAAKDLTSTTEPASSSTSPDQTTYLISTLQQRSKRPRHFLELKNFKDNYNTLDSTL